One window of the Rubinisphaera margarita genome contains the following:
- a CDS encoding bile acid:sodium symporter family protein has protein sequence MALAILLPAGVVLGQQVPGLDQFVRESVNTSVIVFFVLFGMAFTLPTGNIRTIASRPTGVIAAMLINTALLPLISWGLVSVVPLGPFSSGLLILAAVPTTLASAAVWTRKAGGNDAIPLIVTLVSNALCFLTVPFWLTLTLGQSVPIEPVPLIQRLLIVAVLPMLLGQCCRAIPAMARFATERKTMIGSVAQIGILTIIFVTSIRTGPIFDSHAEGLSLLQFVIVFFCGLFIHLVGLAAGWGLARAWKCDCADAIGVAFSASQKTLPIAIEVATAPLILASGISPVAIMPPLIYHATQLVVDTLMIAKFRKTCSDNAATNP, from the coding sequence TCCCCGGCCTGGATCAGTTCGTCCGCGAGTCGGTCAACACCAGTGTCATCGTCTTCTTCGTGCTCTTCGGCATGGCGTTCACGCTCCCGACCGGGAACATCCGCACGATCGCCTCCCGGCCGACTGGTGTGATTGCCGCGATGCTGATCAATACGGCGCTACTGCCGTTAATCAGCTGGGGGCTGGTCAGCGTCGTTCCGCTGGGACCGTTTTCCTCAGGGTTGCTCATCCTCGCCGCCGTGCCAACGACGCTGGCTTCCGCGGCGGTCTGGACGCGGAAAGCGGGCGGAAACGATGCGATCCCGCTGATCGTCACGCTGGTCTCGAACGCGCTCTGTTTTCTGACCGTGCCATTCTGGCTGACGCTGACACTTGGTCAGTCCGTCCCGATTGAGCCTGTTCCGCTCATTCAACGCCTGTTGATTGTCGCTGTGCTGCCGATGTTACTTGGACAGTGCTGCCGCGCGATCCCCGCGATGGCTCGTTTCGCCACCGAGCGGAAAACGATGATTGGATCGGTCGCTCAAATTGGCATTCTGACCATCATCTTCGTGACGTCGATTCGCACCGGACCGATCTTCGACAGTCATGCCGAGGGATTGTCGCTGCTGCAGTTCGTCATCGTGTTTTTCTGCGGGCTCTTTATTCACCTCGTTGGATTGGCGGCTGGCTGGGGACTGGCCCGAGCCTGGAAGTGTGACTGCGCCGATGCGATTGGTGTGGCGTTCTCAGCAAGTCAGAAGACACTGCCGATTGCGATTGAAGTCGCCACGGCTCCACTGATTCTGGCGAGCGGAATTTCTCCCGTCGCGATCATGCCGCCTCTGATCTACCACGCGACACAACTGGTTGTCGATACGTTGATGATTGCCAAGTTCCGCAAAACGTGTTCTGATAACGCGGCAACGAATCCGTAA
- a CDS encoding ThuA domain-containing protein, translating into MKRLTGNVFCFVAACLLAASVVQAADQEKPRVLMVTQSQGFVHNPVKRADKTLATSEVAMIQLGQKSGLYEIDCTQDCAADFTKENLQNYNIVMFYTTGALPIAPEDRDYFINDWLKQPGHGFIGFHSAADTYRAGDPKKNEEYRWYWDMVGGTFSGHPWNAGATVTMTVHDPEHPTMQPFGQEFTHQDEIYQYVNWQPEKVRVLMSLDMSRCTPQKPYHVPVAWVKNWGQGKVYFNNLGHRDETWTNEAFLTSVANAVRWIDGQVEGSAEPNPEVSAAEEVKARKVAIE; encoded by the coding sequence ATGAAGCGTTTGACCGGGAATGTGTTCTGTTTTGTCGCGGCCTGTCTGCTCGCGGCTTCTGTTGTTCAGGCGGCTGATCAGGAAAAGCCGCGCGTGCTGATGGTCACCCAGAGTCAGGGGTTTGTGCACAACCCGGTGAAACGGGCGGACAAGACGCTGGCAACTTCGGAAGTGGCCATGATCCAGCTGGGACAGAAGTCGGGCCTTTACGAGATCGACTGCACGCAGGATTGTGCCGCCGACTTCACGAAGGAGAACCTGCAGAATTACAACATCGTCATGTTCTACACAACGGGGGCTCTGCCGATCGCCCCGGAAGATCGCGATTACTTCATCAACGACTGGCTCAAGCAGCCCGGCCACGGTTTCATCGGCTTCCATTCGGCTGCCGATACCTATCGGGCTGGGGATCCCAAGAAGAACGAAGAGTATCGCTGGTACTGGGACATGGTCGGCGGCACATTCTCAGGGCATCCCTGGAACGCCGGAGCGACTGTGACGATGACTGTGCACGATCCGGAACATCCGACGATGCAGCCGTTCGGCCAGGAATTTACCCATCAGGACGAGATTTATCAGTACGTGAACTGGCAGCCGGAAAAGGTCCGGGTCCTGATGAGCCTGGACATGTCCCGCTGCACTCCCCAGAAGCCGTATCACGTTCCGGTCGCCTGGGTGAAGAACTGGGGCCAGGGCAAGGTCTACTTCAATAACCTGGGCCACCGCGACGAGACATGGACCAACGAAGCCTTTTTGACGTCGGTCGCGAATGCCGTGCGTTGGATCGATGGACAGGTGGAAGGCTCGGCGGAACCGAATCCCGAAGTCTCGGCTGCCGAGGAAGTTAAGGCCCGCAAAGTCGCCATAGAATAG
- a CDS encoding peptidylprolyl isomerase, with product MPVATILAQTLSRLFCNANGRRQFGRHCYQTAGEVLESRTLLAGNVAISLERGHMEIEGDDASNDVLIIAENGNLIARGLDGTTVNGQTGDVTLLTSATSIEKNLKARMNGGDDVLTLSGVSFGRNAKIWGGSGNDKIGLNDVFVGNDLRIWTHNGNDGVWLNDVTVDDDLRLDTGKGDDIVFIDSTATGDDMKIIARRGSNDIRIDSTQVGDDLRLKTGNGADDVAITDSTISDDLKVKTRSGDDVVQVTTTAVGDDLKVKGGRGTDAAEIGSDVTVGDNSGTGSVEQGITGTTAEDRLDDPTTGLFAVTDALAAEFTSRISPADLTLTLDLLSDSVVQSNGTLLTDTAEFVIEGTTTAGATVAIDADGDGEFDDGTDIADATGLFSITTTLTNTATNNGANQIAVKATDALNREVEEEIDVHYAIGTVSRFVTSEGTFDVELLDADAPITVQNFLNYDDRYTNSIIHRSARTQTGGDFVIQGGGFVLNPDLQPVATDAAIQNEFNAANSNVRGTLSMALGASPQSGTSQWFFNTTNNAFLDANQHTVFGRVIGTGMTVVDAIHDLNTFDLRGVLNESALGELPLDGYTQLTETITGTVSTTLGSATLTGTGTAFTTELNAGQQILIGDEIFSVQSITSDTELTLNVAAPEAVTDETVRTDAEPADDEYVTITDINNALFS from the coding sequence ATGCCAGTTGCTACGATTCTCGCTCAGACTCTGTCCCGACTGTTCTGCAACGCAAATGGCCGTCGGCAATTCGGTCGTCATTGCTATCAGACCGCTGGCGAAGTGCTCGAAAGCCGGACGCTGCTCGCCGGCAATGTCGCCATTTCCCTCGAACGCGGCCATATGGAAATCGAAGGGGATGACGCCAGCAACGATGTGCTGATCATTGCCGAGAATGGCAATCTCATCGCCCGTGGTCTCGATGGCACGACTGTGAATGGTCAGACCGGCGACGTTACGCTGCTGACGAGTGCGACTTCGATCGAGAAGAACCTGAAGGCCCGAATGAACGGCGGCGACGATGTCCTCACTCTCAGTGGAGTCTCGTTCGGTCGCAATGCGAAAATCTGGGGTGGATCGGGTAACGACAAGATCGGCCTGAACGATGTCTTCGTCGGCAACGACCTCCGGATCTGGACGCACAACGGCAACGACGGCGTCTGGCTGAACGATGTCACTGTTGATGATGATCTGCGGCTCGATACCGGTAAGGGCGACGACATCGTCTTTATCGACAGCACGGCCACCGGCGACGACATGAAGATCATTGCCCGTCGCGGGTCCAACGATATCCGCATCGATTCCACCCAGGTTGGAGACGATCTCCGCCTGAAGACCGGCAACGGGGCCGATGATGTGGCGATCACCGATTCCACAATTTCGGACGATCTGAAGGTCAAAACCCGATCCGGCGATGATGTCGTGCAGGTGACGACCACTGCCGTCGGCGACGATCTCAAAGTGAAGGGCGGCCGCGGAACCGATGCCGCCGAAATCGGATCTGATGTGACCGTCGGCGATAACTCGGGAACGGGTTCGGTCGAGCAGGGCATTACCGGAACAACAGCCGAAGACCGTCTCGACGATCCGACGACCGGACTGTTCGCCGTCACCGATGCACTGGCGGCAGAATTTACCAGTCGGATCTCGCCGGCTGATCTGACCCTTACGCTTGACCTGCTGTCGGACAGTGTCGTTCAGTCGAACGGAACCCTGCTCACCGATACGGCTGAGTTTGTGATCGAAGGCACGACGACCGCCGGGGCAACCGTTGCCATCGACGCGGACGGCGACGGCGAGTTCGACGACGGAACCGACATTGCCGACGCAACCGGCCTGTTCTCGATCACCACCACGCTGACGAACACAGCCACGAATAACGGTGCCAACCAGATTGCCGTCAAAGCAACGGATGCTCTCAATCGCGAAGTCGAAGAAGAGATCGACGTTCACTACGCCATTGGTACGGTTAGCCGCTTCGTGACTTCCGAAGGAACGTTCGATGTCGAACTGCTCGATGCCGATGCTCCGATCACCGTGCAGAACTTCCTGAATTATGATGACCGTTACACGAATTCGATCATTCATCGCTCGGCCCGGACTCAAACCGGGGGCGACTTTGTGATCCAGGGGGGCGGCTTCGTTCTCAATCCGGATCTCCAGCCCGTCGCGACGGACGCGGCTATTCAGAACGAGTTCAACGCAGCGAATTCCAACGTTCGTGGCACGCTCTCGATGGCTCTCGGAGCTTCGCCACAATCGGGGACCAGCCAGTGGTTCTTCAATACCACCAATAACGCCTTCCTCGATGCCAACCAGCACACGGTCTTCGGCCGCGTGATTGGCACCGGGATGACGGTCGTCGATGCGATTCACGATCTGAATACGTTCGACCTGCGAGGCGTACTGAATGAGTCCGCCCTCGGCGAACTTCCGCTCGATGGCTACACGCAGTTGACGGAAACGATTACGGGCACCGTTTCAACGACGCTCGGAAGTGCCACGCTGACCGGAACCGGGACGGCGTTTACGACCGAGTTAAATGCCGGTCAGCAGATCCTGATCGGTGATGAAATCTTCTCCGTGCAGAGCATCACCAGCGACACCGAACTGACGTTGAACGTCGCCGCCCCTGAAGCCGTGACTGACGAAACGGTCCGCACGGATGCCGAGCCGGCTGACGATGAGTATGTGACAATCACGGACATCAACAACGCCCTGTTCAGCTAA
- a CDS encoding DUF1570 domain-containing protein has product MLHFIPATRSQALRFFQNALIGTAFLGCALLTSSTLHADRFVFIDETGEKKEVVGRLHGSGQGAYAIEQRDGSMEVIAQGAVIERDNTVDWTPFTTDEMVDQLTERFTPDLFRSYVDDNFVIGMVLMAPLDRTAEGPANGFLRKAAQFMNNVNNVFSSFARDMRLDTRDPDTPLVLLIFESDSDFNDYAASVTKGQGLSVSSISGFYDGMTNYLAIRMAECATFEVPLHEAIHQQVYNRGILQRLAPIPSWFNEGIATGFEANKDRIQSGPAKVHSRYAAQVSSVEQVSWEDLISQDLAFQGDVMAGDAYCLAWCLHWLLVTERPEKYTEYVKMLGEKAPLAKEDDATRTAEFVEHFGDDFQQLRQDFNLALRNAMRRQRNTREPPQKPGYLNAQRGLAEIELTALNRQDRGGLLEVQGRIRNMNPLRSLTFAVSIVTDGNTYAQWILPSVGSSRVVPLTKQYAQDQIPGTTPQPSNSFRVHIQAVLPDSPEAQQWLRGQGPDPREG; this is encoded by the coding sequence ATGCTGCATTTCATACCGGCAACCCGCTCGCAGGCTCTGCGATTCTTTCAGAACGCCCTGATTGGCACGGCGTTTCTGGGATGCGCCCTCCTGACCTCGTCGACCCTTCACGCCGATCGGTTTGTGTTCATCGACGAGACTGGAGAAAAGAAAGAGGTCGTCGGGAGACTCCACGGCAGTGGACAGGGAGCTTATGCGATCGAACAGCGGGACGGCAGCATGGAAGTGATTGCCCAGGGAGCCGTCATCGAACGGGACAATACGGTCGACTGGACTCCGTTCACCACCGACGAGATGGTCGATCAACTGACCGAACGATTCACGCCAGACCTGTTTCGCAGCTATGTCGACGACAACTTCGTAATCGGAATGGTGCTCATGGCTCCGCTGGACCGAACTGCGGAAGGCCCGGCCAACGGCTTCCTGCGGAAGGCCGCTCAGTTCATGAACAATGTCAACAACGTCTTTTCCTCATTCGCCCGAGACATGCGTCTCGACACCAGAGATCCTGACACTCCACTCGTCCTGCTGATCTTCGAATCGGACAGCGACTTCAACGACTATGCCGCCAGCGTCACCAAGGGGCAGGGTCTGTCAGTGAGCAGTATCTCCGGCTTCTACGACGGCATGACCAATTACCTGGCGATCCGCATGGCCGAGTGTGCAACCTTCGAGGTCCCGCTGCACGAAGCCATTCATCAGCAGGTTTATAACCGGGGCATTCTGCAGCGGCTCGCTCCGATTCCGAGCTGGTTCAACGAAGGAATCGCGACCGGTTTCGAGGCGAACAAGGACCGCATCCAGTCGGGGCCGGCCAAGGTCCACTCTCGTTACGCCGCACAGGTGTCGTCGGTGGAGCAGGTCAGCTGGGAAGACCTGATTTCTCAGGACCTCGCCTTTCAGGGGGACGTAATGGCGGGCGATGCCTACTGTCTCGCCTGGTGCCTGCACTGGTTGCTGGTGACAGAACGTCCCGAGAAATATACCGAATACGTGAAGATGCTTGGGGAGAAAGCCCCGCTCGCCAAGGAAGATGACGCGACGCGAACCGCCGAGTTCGTCGAGCATTTCGGAGACGACTTTCAACAGCTGCGACAGGACTTCAATCTCGCGTTGCGGAACGCGATGCGCCGGCAGCGAAATACTCGTGAGCCGCCCCAGAAACCGGGTTACCTGAATGCTCAGCGGGGTCTGGCGGAGATCGAACTGACGGCTCTGAACCGCCAGGACCGTGGCGGTCTGCTGGAAGTCCAGGGGCGTATCCGCAATATGAATCCCCTGCGAAGTCTGACGTTCGCCGTCAGCATCGTGACCGACGGCAACACCTATGCCCAGTGGATTCTGCCATCCGTCGGGTCCAGTCGAGTCGTTCCGCTGACCAAACAGTACGCCCAGGATCAAATCCCCGGAACAACGCCGCAGCCTTCCAATTCGTTCCGCGTGCATATCCAGGCCGTTCTTCCGGACAGCCCTGAAGCCCAGCAATGGCTCCGAGGCCAGGGGCCAGATCCGAGAGAAGGCTGA
- a CDS encoding DUF3592 domain-containing protein: MAEFNGKSSAKALSHGKSSAMGCGCFFMFFFGIFLMVGLIGSTAMMSDLLVPYLEVRGWAETPCVITKSEVDGIGNLVLEYQYTYRGLEVAGTGYTYDVAPARPADPVEFVREFPVGAETVCYVNPDDPTEAVLNREFRSTILFAFIPVPFALVGLVGMIAVPVLSRRMSRKIDQLDEKFELPVSAVRLAAVMGQGSKTEWRDTDTPAGPQELRPTQNSKLVFVACLFFSLFWCSIVSFLVMEVIDGWRDGDSPIFMTLFALPFVAVGLGGLCVSLYLFLKMFNPVPKLVVSERKIPLGDTIRIKWLIDGKVSSIRKLTVRLVGKEWIQYRQGTNTYTDTDDFYVHDIAVLEDPFAMEIGEADVTIPIGSMHTVRATNNQIRWELKILGDIRWWPDIDESFSITVLPQSSPPIASESR; this comes from the coding sequence ATGGCCGAATTCAACGGTAAGTCCTCTGCAAAAGCTCTCTCGCATGGGAAGTCCAGTGCGATGGGGTGCGGCTGCTTTTTCATGTTCTTCTTCGGAATCTTTCTCATGGTCGGCCTGATTGGCTCCACGGCCATGATGTCGGACCTGCTCGTTCCCTATCTCGAAGTGCGCGGCTGGGCGGAAACCCCGTGTGTAATCACTAAGTCGGAAGTGGATGGGATCGGCAATCTCGTACTCGAGTACCAGTATACCTACAGAGGGCTCGAAGTGGCGGGGACGGGGTACACCTACGACGTCGCGCCCGCCAGGCCAGCGGATCCGGTTGAGTTCGTTCGCGAGTTTCCCGTCGGTGCGGAAACGGTCTGCTATGTCAATCCGGATGATCCCACCGAGGCGGTGCTGAACCGCGAGTTTCGGTCGACGATCCTGTTCGCATTTATTCCCGTTCCGTTCGCACTCGTAGGACTTGTCGGCATGATCGCCGTGCCGGTTCTGTCCCGGAGAATGAGCCGCAAGATTGATCAGCTCGATGAAAAGTTCGAGCTTCCCGTATCCGCGGTCCGGCTCGCCGCCGTCATGGGGCAGGGGAGTAAGACGGAATGGCGCGATACGGACACGCCAGCAGGTCCACAGGAGTTGAGGCCGACGCAGAATTCAAAGCTGGTGTTTGTCGCCTGTCTCTTCTTCTCTCTGTTCTGGTGCTCGATTGTTTCGTTCCTGGTGATGGAAGTGATCGACGGATGGAGGGACGGCGATTCTCCAATATTCATGACACTGTTCGCGCTTCCCTTCGTAGCGGTGGGGCTGGGAGGCCTTTGCGTCTCCCTCTATCTGTTCCTGAAGATGTTCAATCCGGTGCCGAAACTCGTCGTCAGTGAACGCAAGATTCCGCTCGGCGATACGATCCGGATCAAATGGCTGATCGACGGAAAAGTCTCGTCGATTCGCAAGTTGACCGTTCGGCTCGTGGGCAAGGAATGGATTCAATACCGCCAGGGAACAAATACGTACACCGACACGGACGACTTCTACGTGCACGATATTGCCGTGCTGGAAGATCCTTTTGCGATGGAAATCGGCGAGGCTGACGTCACGATCCCCATTGGCAGCATGCATACTGTGCGAGCAACCAATAACCAAATTCGCTGGGAACTGAAGATTCTCGGCGATATCAGATGGTGGCCGGATATCGATGAGAGTTTTTCGATTACGGTGTTGCCGCAATCGTCGCCTCCGATCGCGAGCGAAAGTCGCTGA
- a CDS encoding TIGR03000 domain-containing protein has protein sequence MVKSRVSLAWLKGLAAVICCAALVCDTAEARRWGSSGSSGSSGSWGSSGSSGGSSGSSGSRGRRWGSSGSSGSSGSYGSYGGGYYGSSGSSGSSGGYVTSYYGSGGSSGSTGSSGSTGWYASGGYSHGSSGGSSGGYYHGDAIHDHGQDIYSPGHVVPGDMIPDGDMIPDGDMMPPGELRESVGDDSAQMLGPGFPTSAVEETVRIRMSVPAQADVYLNGQKMTSVGSVRNFVSPKLSAAGPYVYQIRIELTQDGQELVTEHQQKVTTGRQYELTFAQQDGTLVLVPADQDAKLASR, from the coding sequence ATGGTCAAGTCACGAGTAAGTCTTGCCTGGTTGAAGGGGTTGGCAGCGGTTATCTGCTGTGCGGCTCTGGTCTGCGATACGGCGGAAGCCCGTCGCTGGGGTTCTTCCGGCAGTAGTGGAAGCAGCGGCAGCTGGGGAAGCAGTGGCAGCTCTGGCGGCAGCAGCGGCAGTAGCGGAAGCCGTGGGCGTCGCTGGGGTTCTTCAGGATCGTCTGGATCCTCGGGATCGTACGGTTCCTATGGTGGCGGCTATTACGGTTCCAGCGGATCGAGTGGGTCTTCCGGCGGGTATGTGACGAGCTACTACGGTTCCGGCGGATCGAGCGGATCGACCGGCTCCAGCGGATCGACCGGCTGGTACGCTTCGGGGGGATACAGCCATGGTTCTTCCGGCGGATCGTCGGGAGGCTACTACCACGGCGATGCGATTCATGACCACGGTCAGGACATCTACAGCCCGGGACATGTTGTTCCTGGTGACATGATTCCCGACGGTGACATGATTCCCGACGGTGACATGATGCCGCCAGGCGAACTGCGTGAATCGGTTGGCGACGATTCGGCTCAGATGCTCGGCCCGGGATTCCCGACCAGCGCTGTCGAAGAAACCGTCCGCATCCGGATGTCGGTGCCGGCCCAGGCTGATGTCTATCTGAACGGTCAGAAAATGACTTCAGTCGGTTCGGTTCGGAATTTCGTTTCTCCGAAACTTTCGGCTGCCGGTCCCTACGTTTATCAAATTCGAATTGAATTAACACAAGATGGGCAGGAACTTGTTACCGAACATCAACAAAAGGTAACCACCGGCCGACAGTATGAACTAACCTTTGCTCAGCAGGACGGTACTCTGGTTCTCGTTCCCGCTGATCAGGACGCGAAGCTGGCCAGCCGATAA
- a CDS encoding HTTM domain-containing protein, with amino-acid sequence MGRTVQIIQRECRDYLGRVVDNWNDFWFTPRDPFSMSVMRILVGWMVFYTILVWGMRLDSFFNVDGFNSMEMLEKHLFVEEGPLALSFWYWVPDSLVYPVHYLCLAVTFCFMIGLFTRWTSVLSLMILVSYAYRARYANFGLDQINAVLTLYLCIAPCGAYLSVDRLLRTWRRKKNNPGVEVAPEPVAPTIATNIATRMSQVHFCVIYLAAGLGKLFGETWWDGTAMWRGLANAEYQTLDMTWLAYFPWFTELMTHMTIAWEVSFAFLIWRPLMRPWMLLVGASMHFGIGLMLGMWTFGFCMMFGYLAFLDPLKLRAVLQYVSGMSFGSDEVVAVSPTPTVRPVPAGTGSLEHVVLLDHSTESAGKTAAELERLGAGARVVSGLDDLMGALEDEPESAVIANLQKVSAEDVERYFCSLQPLALRNRPCVTLMRHRQTGWLDSVSMPDHHRILILPCDRKDVINELSKAAAYLSTQEARTSDERAPALGMASLH; translated from the coding sequence ATGGGACGAACTGTCCAAATCATCCAACGCGAATGTCGCGACTACCTCGGCCGAGTAGTCGATAACTGGAACGACTTCTGGTTCACGCCCCGCGACCCATTCTCCATGTCCGTCATGCGGATTCTGGTGGGCTGGATGGTGTTTTACACCATTCTCGTCTGGGGCATGCGGCTCGATTCGTTCTTCAATGTCGACGGCTTCAACTCAATGGAGATGCTCGAGAAGCATTTGTTCGTTGAGGAAGGTCCGCTCGCGCTTTCGTTCTGGTACTGGGTGCCGGATTCGCTGGTCTACCCGGTCCATTATCTGTGTCTGGCCGTCACGTTCTGCTTCATGATCGGTCTGTTCACGCGATGGACCTCGGTGCTCTCGCTGATGATCCTGGTCTCTTACGCATATCGGGCCCGCTACGCGAATTTCGGGCTCGATCAGATCAACGCCGTGCTCACTCTGTATCTCTGCATCGCTCCCTGCGGTGCTTATTTGTCCGTCGACCGATTGTTGCGGACTTGGCGGCGGAAGAAGAACAATCCGGGCGTCGAAGTGGCTCCCGAGCCGGTTGCTCCAACGATCGCGACGAACATCGCCACGCGGATGTCGCAAGTCCACTTCTGTGTAATCTATCTGGCGGCCGGACTGGGAAAACTGTTCGGTGAGACCTGGTGGGACGGCACGGCTATGTGGCGCGGTCTGGCCAATGCGGAATATCAGACTCTCGATATGACCTGGCTGGCGTACTTTCCGTGGTTCACAGAGCTGATGACGCACATGACGATTGCCTGGGAGGTTTCCTTTGCCTTCCTGATCTGGCGTCCGCTCATGCGACCCTGGATGCTGCTCGTCGGTGCCAGTATGCACTTCGGCATCGGACTGATGCTCGGCATGTGGACGTTCGGCTTCTGCATGATGTTCGGTTATCTGGCATTCCTCGATCCGCTCAAGCTCCGCGCCGTGCTTCAATACGTCTCCGGGATGTCGTTCGGTTCCGACGAAGTCGTCGCCGTTTCGCCCACGCCCACAGTCCGTCCCGTTCCGGCGGGGACAGGCTCGCTTGAACATGTCGTCCTGCTCGATCACTCAACGGAGTCCGCGGGGAAGACCGCGGCTGAACTGGAGCGACTTGGTGCGGGAGCCCGTGTCGTGAGTGGACTCGATGACCTGATGGGAGCGCTCGAAGACGAGCCGGAATCGGCCGTGATCGCGAACCTGCAGAAAGTCTCGGCCGAAGATGTCGAACGCTATTTCTGTTCATTGCAGCCACTCGCCCTGCGAAACCGCCCCTGCGTCACGCTCATGCGTCATCGTCAGACTGGCTGGCTCGATTCCGTGTCGATGCCGGATCATCACCGGATTCTGATTCTGCCCTGCGATCGCAAAGATGTCATCAACGAGCTTTCGAAGGCGGCGGCTTATCTGAGTACTCAGGAGGCGCGAACTTCTGACGAGCGGGCCCCGGCTCTGGGAATGGCAAGTCTTCACTAG
- a CDS encoding tetratricopeptide repeat protein encodes MRCRMLSLILVAVVGSLTGCYDTDNPMVGRHKALLAEQQQDYERAIAYREEVLEKFPDYPFRWEVTYEQGLAYLEMGEPEKALEYFDRTIEIDPQYNFAYIRRAQCYERMGVTDKAIADGNHALEISDISQEFGELFLTRGSAYAQRGEMIRASHDWNLALEIMPNSTETLYHLASYYLDENRAGEALPLIDRFLEIRNQDPEVSLMRAIALADLNRPEEAAAALSRARELDPEGQMEFPETLEQLMAEVRQPGPDEFPGETNIEMIDAGTDQALQEKACAIGREYLTQSGYQCADQLPGVFDFIRCEKDAEPYQIRVKAVVKADADSFSLTEGELNQMMQQDPPAGLIVVTGLVSSEDPSFPTSPGGRVSAFTKSWRPDPARLQPVAYRYPLPQPDSE; translated from the coding sequence ATGCGATGTCGTATGCTCTCGCTGATTCTGGTCGCCGTGGTTGGAAGTCTGACCGGCTGTTACGACACCGACAACCCCATGGTTGGTCGGCACAAAGCCCTTCTGGCGGAACAGCAGCAGGATTACGAACGCGCCATCGCCTACCGTGAAGAAGTCCTGGAGAAGTTCCCGGACTATCCCTTCCGCTGGGAAGTCACCTACGAACAGGGCCTGGCTTACCTGGAAATGGGGGAGCCGGAGAAAGCGTTGGAGTACTTCGATCGCACGATCGAGATCGACCCGCAGTACAACTTCGCCTATATCCGACGTGCCCAATGCTACGAACGGATGGGCGTGACCGATAAGGCGATTGCCGATGGCAACCACGCTCTTGAGATCAGCGACATCAGTCAGGAATTCGGAGAGCTGTTCCTCACTCGGGGCAGCGCTTACGCTCAACGTGGCGAGATGATCCGTGCTTCACACGACTGGAACCTCGCCCTCGAAATCATGCCGAATTCGACCGAAACTCTCTACCATCTGGCCAGCTACTATCTCGACGAGAATCGAGCCGGCGAAGCCCTGCCATTGATCGATCGCTTCCTTGAAATCCGAAATCAGGATCCGGAAGTCAGTCTGATGCGGGCGATCGCGTTGGCGGACCTGAATCGGCCCGAAGAAGCCGCCGCCGCTCTGAGCCGAGCCCGGGAACTCGATCCGGAAGGGCAAATGGAGTTTCCGGAGACCCTCGAACAGTTGATGGCTGAAGTGCGCCAGCCGGGCCCTGATGAGTTTCCGGGAGAAACCAACATCGAAATGATCGACGCGGGAACCGATCAGGCTCTGCAGGAAAAGGCCTGTGCGATTGGTCGCGAGTATCTGACCCAGTCCGGATATCAGTGTGCTGACCAGCTCCCGGGAGTATTCGACTTCATCCGTTGCGAGAAAGACGCCGAGCCTTATCAGATTCGGGTGAAGGCGGTCGTGAAAGCGGACGCCGACTCCTTTTCGCTGACCGAGGGTGAACTCAACCAGATGATGCAGCAGGATCCGCCCGCTGGACTGATTGTCGTCACTGGACTGGTTTCGAGCGAAGATCCGAGTTTCCCAACCAGCCCGGGCGGACGGGTTTCGGCGTTCACGAAAAGCTGGCGCCCTGATCCCGCTCGTCTGCAGCCGGTCGCTTACCGGTATCCCCTGCCGCAGCCGGACAGCGAATAA
- the rimI gene encoding ribosomal protein S18-alanine N-acetyltransferase has protein sequence MSFSHLSDPKSSLQIRWLIRRDMPEVLAIEQESFEYSWTEEEFLCILRQRNCIGMVAEVDHEIVGFMIYELHKSNLHVLNFAVADSHRRQGIGTKMVQRLIDKLSLQRRKEILLEVRERNLSAQLFFKQQNFMAVTVLRNHYDDTCEDAYIMRYRLVDEMNMSIIPITNRISDYYDADAA, from the coding sequence GTGAGTTTCAGTCATCTCAGTGATCCAAAATCTTCTCTTCAAATTCGGTGGCTGATTCGTCGGGACATGCCAGAAGTCCTCGCCATCGAACAGGAAAGCTTTGAGTATTCCTGGACCGAAGAAGAGTTTCTCTGCATCCTTCGCCAGCGCAACTGCATCGGCATGGTGGCGGAAGTCGACCACGAAATCGTCGGCTTCATGATCTACGAACTGCACAAATCGAATCTGCACGTGCTGAACTTCGCCGTCGCCGATTCGCATCGGCGTCAGGGGATCGGCACGAAGATGGTGCAGCGGCTCATCGACAAACTGTCGCTGCAGCGTCGCAAGGAAATCCTGCTCGAAGTTCGCGAACGCAACTTGTCCGCGCAGCTGTTTTTCAAGCAGCAGAACTTCATGGCCGTCACGGTTCTACGGAACCATTACGACGACACCTGCGAAGACGCTTACATCATGCGGTATCGACTGGTGGATGAGATGAACATGTCCATCATCCCTATTACCAACCGCATCTCCGACTACTACGACGCCGACGCCGCGTAG